A region from the Caldalkalibacillus salinus genome encodes:
- the aroE gene encoding shikimate dehydrogenase, with protein sequence MTNQPLLFGVIGHPVAHSLSPIMHQAAFNTLGLPHHYHAFDVAPENLKDAIRGIKTLGIKGVNVTIPHKENVIPLLDEVDPEARTIGAVNTVVERDGMLYGYNTDGEGYVRSLIEETGIQLNQTDAVMIGAGGAAKAISVYLLKHGIRSLTIINRTYTKAHTLAKQLTVYAEEQDLSTDITVLDWEEAVVKQYSFQLFVQTTPIGMWPNIDQTPLTISNIQPGAVVSDIIYNPLETAFLHEAQRAGATIHSGLGMFIHQGALAFEYFTSHKAPIDKMKSMVLNRLQQGGT encoded by the coding sequence ATGACGAATCAACCACTACTATTCGGTGTCATCGGCCATCCGGTCGCTCATAGCTTGTCTCCAATCATGCATCAAGCTGCCTTTAATACTTTGGGTCTGCCTCACCACTACCATGCCTTTGATGTAGCGCCCGAAAACCTAAAGGACGCCATAAGGGGCATAAAGACATTAGGGATTAAAGGAGTCAACGTAACCATACCACACAAGGAAAATGTCATCCCGTTACTTGATGAAGTAGACCCGGAAGCAAGAACAATCGGGGCAGTGAATACAGTTGTGGAACGGGACGGCATGCTCTATGGCTATAACACGGACGGAGAAGGCTATGTGAGGTCACTCATAGAAGAAACAGGTATCCAGTTAAACCAAACGGACGCAGTCATGATAGGGGCAGGTGGAGCCGCAAAAGCGATCAGTGTATACTTACTCAAACATGGTATCCGAAGCTTAACAATCATAAATCGAACATATACTAAAGCACACACGCTTGCTAAACAGCTAACAGTGTATGCTGAAGAACAGGACTTATCAACCGATATAACAGTGCTGGATTGGGAAGAGGCGGTGGTGAAGCAATATTCTTTTCAGCTTTTTGTACAGACCACGCCTATAGGCATGTGGCCCAACATTGATCAGACACCATTGACCATAAGCAACATTCAACCTGGTGCAGTCGTCAGTGATATTATATATAATCCGTTAGAAACCGCATTTCTACATGAGGCTCAACGTGCAGGAGCAACCATTCACTCTGGTTTGGGGATGTTCATTCACCAAGGGGCTTTGGCTTTTGAATACTTTACTTCTCACAAAGCACCCATAGATAAAATGAAAAGCATGGTCCTGAATCGATTACAACAAGGAGGAACATAA
- the yqeH gene encoding ribosome biogenesis GTPase YqeH — protein sequence MEAQTEHYCAGCGIKIQTENKDKAGYVPASALKRERIVCQRCFRMTHYNEVSPVELTDDDFIQILNQVGESKGLVVKIVDMFDFNGSWISGLQRFVGGNRVLLVGNKVDLLPKNINLNRMKNWLQHSAKDLGLKPIDVMFCSAEKGTGIQELMQAIDRLRRGQDVYVVGATNVGKSTFINQILTQLGVDKDEHLTTSRFPGTTLDMIAIPMDDDRALYDTPGIINRHQMAHYVTPEELKIISPSKPIKPKVYQLNDGQTLFFGGLSRLDFVQGNRQSFVCYVSNDINIHRTKLEKADELYQNHLGEILSPPGKAESSDWGPLTKHTFKISEQPTDIVFSGLGWVTLKGEGAVIDAYAPKGVAVSVRRSLI from the coding sequence ATGGAAGCACAAACAGAGCACTATTGTGCAGGGTGTGGGATAAAAATACAAACTGAAAATAAAGATAAGGCAGGATATGTGCCTGCTTCCGCATTGAAGAGGGAGAGGATTGTCTGTCAGCGTTGCTTTCGGATGACCCATTACAACGAAGTTTCTCCAGTAGAATTGACGGATGATGATTTCATACAGATATTAAATCAAGTTGGTGAATCAAAGGGGCTTGTCGTCAAAATCGTGGATATGTTTGATTTTAATGGTAGCTGGATATCCGGTCTGCAACGCTTTGTTGGCGGCAACAGGGTGTTGTTAGTGGGTAATAAAGTTGATTTGTTACCCAAAAATATCAACCTGAACCGCATGAAGAACTGGTTACAGCATTCCGCCAAGGATTTAGGGCTCAAACCTATTGATGTCATGTTCTGTAGCGCAGAAAAGGGGACTGGTATCCAAGAGCTGATGCAAGCGATTGATCGTTTACGGCGAGGGCAAGACGTATATGTCGTGGGAGCAACGAATGTGGGGAAGTCGACGTTTATTAATCAAATCCTGACACAATTAGGTGTCGATAAGGACGAGCATTTAACAACGTCTCGGTTTCCAGGCACAACGCTTGATATGATTGCCATACCGATGGACGACGATAGAGCCCTTTACGACACGCCAGGGATTATTAACAGACACCAAATGGCGCACTATGTGACACCTGAGGAACTAAAAATCATTTCCCCATCAAAACCAATCAAGCCCAAAGTGTATCAATTGAACGATGGGCAAACTTTATTTTTTGGCGGTTTGTCACGTTTAGATTTTGTTCAAGGAAACAGGCAATCATTTGTTTGTTATGTCTCTAACGATATAAATATTCATCGTACAAAGCTGGAAAAAGCAGACGAGCTGTATCAAAACCACCTAGGGGAGATTCTTTCACCACCAGGGAAAGCAGAATCGTCTGATTGGGGACCGTTAACGAAGCATACCTTCAAGATATCTGAGCAACCCACAGATATCGTTTTTTCAGGTTTAGGATGGGTCACGTTAAAAGGTGAAGGTGCCGTAATTGACGCTTACGCACCCAAAGGTGTAGCAGTATCTGTCAGACGTTCATTGATCTAG
- a CDS encoding YqeG family HAD IIIA-type phosphatase: protein MVVLLKMLLPDLHVDTIYDIDLDKLKEKGIKGIITDLDNTLIEWDRPEATPELIEWLQKIDQKGLKVVVVSNNNEQRVSAFAEPLKIPFIHAARKPFNRAFKQAQRDMQLSPHEVVVVGDQLFTDVLGGNRLDLFTILVIPVAQNDGFFTRFNRKLERIALSAMRKRGMITWER from the coding sequence GTGGTTGTATTGTTAAAGATGCTCTTGCCAGATTTACATGTTGATACAATTTATGATATCGATTTAGACAAACTAAAAGAGAAAGGGATCAAGGGTATTATCACAGACCTTGATAATACGCTCATCGAATGGGATAGACCGGAGGCCACACCTGAGCTCATAGAATGGTTACAAAAGATCGATCAAAAAGGGCTTAAGGTGGTTGTCGTTTCAAATAATAATGAACAAAGAGTTTCGGCTTTTGCTGAACCACTTAAGATTCCGTTTATCCATGCGGCTCGGAAACCATTCAATCGTGCCTTCAAACAGGCCCAAAGAGACATGCAGCTTAGTCCCCACGAAGTCGTGGTTGTAGGTGACCAGCTGTTTACCGATGTCTTGGGTGGGAATCGTCTAGATTTATTTACAATTCTTGTCATTCCTGTCGCCCAAAACGACGGTTTCTTTACGCGATTTAACCGTAAGCTGGAACGGATAGCCCTGAGTGCGATGCGTAAGCGTGGCATGATTACTTGGGAGAGATAA
- a CDS encoding Na+/H+ antiporter subunit A: MSILHLVVLAPFIFAIFVPFLHKYLRHIHTGWFVFIVPVLLFSYLVQFIQPVMNGQHIHKVLPWMPSIGVSFNVYVDGLGLLFSLLITGIGALVVLYSIYYLSKEKEALNSFYVYLLMFMGAMLGVVLSDNLIVLYVFWELTSLASFLLIAYWYHREKSRYGAQKSMLITVSGGFAMLAGFVSLYLITDTFSIREIIAQAPDITGHALFLPAMLLILAGAFTKSAQFPFHIWLPDAMEAPTPVSAYLHSATMVKAGIYLVARMTPIFSGQAEWFWIISLFGIVTLFWGSFSAVKQTDLKSILAFSTVSQLGMIMCLLGLGSAAVHFGYEEGSFYSVAVVAAVFHLINHATFKGSLFMVVGIVDHETGTRDIRKLGGLMTLMPITFTLAVIGAFSMAGLPPFNGFLSKEMFFTGVLNASTLDIFNMETWTYLFPVLAWIASVFTFIYSMVLVFRTFTGQFQPEKLETKPHEAPLGMLIPPVILASLVLIIGFFPNLLSKSIIEPATASILPTLLGPENSYFKVDIYFWHGFNAELFMTMGVIGVGTLMFIGLHRWSGVYDLFPKRLALNHFYDQGLVQLERLSEKVTRIHMTGFIRDYLVYIFAFFILLLLGSLYTFNAFTYDFEHTADIGIFEVILSLVMVAGALGVVFARKRITAIISIGVVGYVLALFFVVFRAPDLALTQLVVETVSVALFLLCFYHLPVLKVEKNTVPFKLTNLIISVGVGLTVTLIALSANATRLFEPISEYFIEASYKEAGGKNMVNVILVDFRGFDTLLEILVLGIAALGVYTLVKLRLARRDEA; this comes from the coding sequence TTGTCCATATTACATCTCGTTGTACTGGCACCTTTTATTTTTGCTATTTTTGTTCCTTTTTTACATAAGTATTTACGTCACATTCATACGGGTTGGTTTGTATTCATAGTGCCGGTCTTACTATTTTCTTACCTCGTACAATTTATTCAGCCTGTAATGAACGGTCAACATATTCATAAAGTCTTACCATGGATGCCTTCTATTGGCGTTTCATTTAACGTTTATGTTGATGGATTAGGTCTATTATTCTCATTACTCATAACTGGGATAGGTGCGTTGGTCGTTCTTTATTCTATTTATTATCTATCTAAGGAAAAAGAGGCCCTCAATTCCTTTTATGTGTATTTGTTAATGTTTATGGGAGCTATGTTAGGTGTTGTGCTCTCAGATAACTTAATTGTTTTATATGTATTCTGGGAATTAACAAGCTTAGCTTCCTTTTTGCTTATCGCCTATTGGTACCACCGAGAAAAATCTCGTTACGGTGCACAAAAATCCATGTTAATCACCGTATCGGGTGGCTTTGCTATGTTGGCTGGGTTTGTTTCGCTATACTTGATCACTGATACTTTCAGTATCAGAGAGATTATTGCTCAAGCACCAGATATAACAGGACATGCTTTATTTTTACCCGCCATGCTGCTTATTCTGGCTGGCGCCTTTACCAAATCAGCACAATTTCCGTTTCATATATGGTTACCTGACGCAATGGAAGCACCCACGCCTGTCAGTGCGTATTTGCATTCCGCGACGATGGTAAAAGCCGGTATTTATTTAGTGGCACGCATGACCCCTATATTCTCTGGACAGGCTGAATGGTTCTGGATCATATCCTTATTTGGCATCGTGACCCTATTCTGGGGTTCATTCTCGGCCGTGAAGCAAACAGATTTGAAATCTATACTCGCTTTCTCTACCGTTAGCCAACTTGGTATGATTATGTGTCTACTCGGATTAGGCTCTGCTGCAGTACACTTTGGCTATGAGGAAGGATCTTTCTACTCAGTAGCCGTAGTGGCTGCGGTTTTCCATCTTATAAACCACGCCACGTTTAAAGGATCTTTATTCATGGTTGTAGGTATCGTAGACCACGAAACGGGCACAAGAGATATCCGTAAGCTTGGCGGTCTCATGACTTTAATGCCCATCACGTTTACGCTAGCGGTGATCGGTGCATTCTCAATGGCGGGACTTCCACCGTTTAACGGGTTTTTGAGTAAAGAGATGTTCTTTACAGGGGTATTAAATGCTAGTACTTTAGATATTTTCAACATGGAGACGTGGACCTATCTCTTCCCTGTTTTAGCTTGGATTGCCAGTGTGTTCACCTTCATTTACAGTATGGTACTCGTATTTAGGACATTCACAGGTCAGTTTCAACCTGAAAAGTTGGAGACCAAACCACACGAAGCCCCACTGGGGATGTTAATTCCACCTGTTATCTTGGCATCTCTCGTCTTAATTATTGGTTTCTTTCCAAACTTATTATCAAAGTCCATTATTGAACCAGCTACGGCGTCCATTTTGCCTACACTTTTAGGACCAGAAAACTCTTACTTTAAAGTCGACATTTATTTCTGGCATGGATTTAACGCTGAACTCTTTATGACGATGGGCGTCATTGGTGTTGGGACACTGATGTTTATCGGCTTACACCGTTGGTCAGGCGTGTATGACCTGTTCCCAAAACGCTTAGCGCTTAACCATTTTTATGATCAAGGACTCGTACAATTAGAGCGTCTATCTGAAAAAGTCACACGCATACACATGACTGGCTTTATACGGGATTACCTCGTGTATATTTTCGCCTTTTTTATTCTGTTGCTATTAGGTTCGCTATACACATTTAATGCTTTCACCTATGACTTTGAACATACAGCGGATATAGGCATCTTTGAAGTGATACTGTCACTAGTGATGGTTGCAGGTGCTTTAGGGGTTGTATTCGCTCGAAAAAGAATTACAGCGATTATTTCCATCGGTGTCGTAGGATATGTCCTTGCTTTATTCTTCGTTGTGTTCAGAGCACCAGACTTAGCTTTAACACAGTTGGTGGTAGAGACCGTATCGGTGGCCTTATTTTTACTATGTTTCTATCACTTACCTGTACTAAAAGTAGAAAAGAACACAGTACCGTTTAAGCTGACCAATCTCATCATATCTGTTGGTGTAGGGTTGACCGTGACTTTGATCGCTTTATCTGCAAATGCGACAAGGTTGTTTGAACCTATTTCTGAATACTTTATTGAAGCTAGCTATAAAGAAGCCGGTGGTAAAAACATGGTTAACGTCATTTTAGTTGACTTCCGTGGCTTCGATACTTTGTTAGAAATACTCGTATTAGGCATTGCCGCTTTAGGTGTCTATACGTTAGTGAAGCTTCGCCTGGCTAGGAGGGATGAAGCATGA
- a CDS encoding Na(+)/H(+) antiporter subunit B yields MKINDVIVQTITKIVSFIILTFAVYIFFAGHHNPGGGFIGGLMTAGALVLLYLAFDLETMRKIIPVDYKIITALGLLMALGTGIGAILLGYPFLSHTFDYKDLFILGETELATALLFDIGVYLTVIGVTMTILLTIGEDDY; encoded by the coding sequence ATGAAAATAAATGATGTTATTGTGCAGACGATCACTAAGATTGTATCTTTTATCATCCTTACATTTGCCGTGTATATCTTCTTTGCAGGACATCATAACCCTGGTGGAGGATTTATAGGCGGTTTAATGACGGCGGGGGCTCTCGTTTTGTTATACCTCGCCTTTGACTTGGAAACGATGAGAAAGATTATACCTGTCGATTACAAAATAATAACAGCTCTCGGTTTATTAATGGCGTTGGGAACCGGTATAGGTGCTATCCTACTCGGTTATCCGTTCCTCTCTCACACCTTTGATTACAAAGACCTATTTATCTTAGGAGAGACGGAACTAGCCACGGCCCTCCTCTTTGATATAGGGGTTTATCTTACTGTTATTGGTGTGACCATGACCATACTTTTGACTATAGGGGAGGATGATTACTAA
- a CDS encoding Na(+)/H(+) antiporter subunit C — protein sequence MEILMSVVAGVLFSTGTYLILTKSLLRIILGTALLSHGVHLLLLTMAGLKTGAPPLLGYESNAYTDPLPQALILTAIVISFGVTAFFFVLAYRAYKELGTDDMDELRGTDDE from the coding sequence ATGGAAATTTTAATGTCCGTTGTCGCAGGCGTCCTATTCAGTACTGGCACCTATCTCATTCTCACTAAAAGTCTACTAAGGATTATCTTAGGTACGGCACTTTTAAGTCACGGTGTACACCTCCTGTTACTTACGATGGCAGGATTAAAAACAGGTGCCCCTCCTCTACTGGGCTATGAGTCTAATGCTTACACGGACCCTTTACCTCAAGCTTTAATTTTAACGGCCATTGTCATTAGCTTTGGGGTAACGGCCTTTTTCTTTGTTTTAGCTTACCGGGCATACAAGGAACTGGGAACCGATGATATGGATGAATTAAGGGGAACTGATGATGAATAA
- a CDS encoding Na+/H+ antiporter subunit D: protein MNNNIVLLPLLIPFVTGVILIFFKNQIRWQKILSILSFLGMTGVSLYLTNLIANEGIQTLYLGGWEPPYGIVLVADMFAALLVLTTSIVALCCSWFAFSSIGKEREKFYFYPMFQFLIVGVSGSFLTGDLFNLFVFFEVMLISSYVMIGIGGTKRQLRESLKYVLINIVSSALFVASVAYLYAITGTLNMAQLSQRIAEAYALGEGTAIITVVSILLMIVFSLKAGLFLYYWLPGSYSAPPMVIAAVFGALLTKVGIYALFRTFTLIFYHQQEVTHYQILGWLAALTSLLGVIGAVAHSDVRKILSYNIVAAVGFIVLGLAVFSHVAISGAIYYLIHDMIIKALLFLLGGALIGIAGTSHVKKMGGLIKHHPYPGWMFFIGAVALAGIPPLSGFLGKLLVIQGSIEQGATHGLFYLFAGISLFSSLLILYSVMKIFMHGFWGETKLTKEEEYGTTKGLLAPCSILLLVSFFLGLGGEYVLPYVFEAADTLMNPSIYIDAVGIKE from the coding sequence ATGAATAACAATATTGTTTTATTACCATTACTCATTCCGTTTGTGACTGGAGTCATACTGATCTTTTTTAAGAATCAAATACGTTGGCAAAAAATATTGAGTATCCTCTCTTTTCTTGGTATGACAGGTGTCTCTCTTTACTTAACTAACTTGATAGCTAATGAGGGGATTCAAACGCTTTATCTTGGAGGGTGGGAACCTCCTTACGGTATTGTGCTTGTAGCCGATATGTTTGCTGCTTTGCTCGTTTTGACAACAAGTATTGTTGCTCTTTGTTGTTCTTGGTTTGCTTTTTCTAGTATAGGCAAGGAACGTGAGAAGTTTTACTTTTATCCTATGTTTCAATTTCTGATTGTGGGTGTAAGCGGATCTTTCTTAACAGGCGATCTCTTTAACTTGTTTGTCTTTTTTGAAGTGATGCTGATCTCGTCCTATGTCATGATCGGTATTGGTGGAACGAAGAGACAGCTACGTGAGTCTCTCAAGTATGTGCTCATTAACATCGTCTCCTCTGCGCTATTCGTTGCGTCAGTCGCTTATCTCTATGCGATTACGGGTACGCTTAACATGGCCCAACTATCCCAGCGCATTGCAGAAGCGTATGCTCTCGGTGAAGGGACAGCCATTATTACCGTTGTATCGATCCTATTGATGATTGTCTTCAGTTTAAAAGCAGGTCTTTTCCTTTACTACTGGCTACCTGGGTCATATAGTGCTCCACCAATGGTGATTGCAGCTGTTTTCGGCGCTCTGCTAACGAAGGTCGGTATATATGCGCTTTTCAGAACCTTTACGCTTATTTTTTACCATCAACAAGAGGTTACACACTATCAAATCCTAGGCTGGCTTGCGGCTTTAACATCCTTGCTCGGTGTGATAGGCGCGGTTGCTCATTCTGACGTACGTAAAATCCTGTCATACAATATTGTCGCTGCAGTAGGCTTTATCGTCCTTGGCCTAGCGGTGTTCTCACATGTGGCCATCTCGGGGGCCATATACTATCTGATTCATGACATGATTATTAAGGCTTTGCTCTTTTTACTCGGGGGCGCATTGATCGGTATAGCCGGTACGAGTCATGTAAAGAAAATGGGTGGGTTAATCAAACATCACCCTTATCCCGGATGGATGTTTTTCATTGGCGCGGTTGCCTTAGCCGGTATTCCCCCACTTAGTGGTTTCCTCGGTAAATTACTTGTGATTCAGGGTAGCATTGAACAAGGGGCTACACATGGTCTGTTTTATTTATTTGCTGGTATCAGCTTGTTTTCTAGTTTATTAATTCTCTATTCTGTGATGAAGATCTTCATGCACGGCTTTTGGGGTGAAACCAAGCTAACAAAGGAAGAGGAGTACGGTACGACGAAAGGATTATTAGCGCCATGTTCGATTTTACTTCTCGTTTCTTTCTTCTTAGGACTCGGAGGGGAATATGTTCTTCCTTATGTGTTTGAGGCAGCTGACACGTTAATGAATCCATCCATCTATATAGATGCTGTGGGTATAAAGGAGTAG
- a CDS encoding Na+/H+ antiporter subunit E, with the protein MSIQILLNLVIAVVWMFLTNTWDAVAFFKGYIIGLGLIFLLRRFIPETFYLRRVLAALNLITLFFKELVISSLIVVKQVLSPKLNIRPGIFALHTDLEGDWEITVLCLLITLTPGTLSLEVSPDNKVIYIHAMDIPDAESVVNDIKQTFEKAIMEVTR; encoded by the coding sequence ATGTCGATACAAATTCTCTTAAATCTTGTCATCGCTGTAGTCTGGATGTTTTTGACCAATACATGGGATGCCGTTGCATTCTTTAAAGGGTATATAATCGGCCTTGGATTAATCTTTTTGCTTAGAAGGTTTATACCAGAGACTTTCTATCTTAGGAGAGTACTTGCAGCGCTCAATCTCATCACTCTATTCTTTAAGGAACTCGTCATCTCCAGTCTGATTGTGGTTAAGCAAGTATTAAGTCCTAAATTGAACATTCGACCCGGTATTTTTGCACTGCATACGGATCTAGAAGGTGACTGGGAAATTACAGTCTTATGCTTGTTGATTACATTGACGCCAGGTACACTGAGCTTAGAGGTGTCTCCAGATAATAAAGTGATTTACATTCATGCAATGGATATACCTGATGCAGAATCAGTGGTGAACGATATCAAGCAAACATTTGAGAAAGCCATAATGGAGGTGACCCGATAA
- a CDS encoding Na(+)/H(+) antiporter subunit F1, with translation MFELLIKMAAIILSVSILISTYRVFKGPTMPDRVIALDIIGINIIALVGVVSVWLSTQAFLEVILLIGILAFIGTISFSKFIERGVVIERKRD, from the coding sequence ATGTTCGAGCTCTTGATCAAAATGGCAGCTATAATCCTATCAGTGTCTATCCTCATTAGCACTTACAGAGTGTTCAAAGGGCCCACTATGCCCGACCGTGTCATTGCTTTAGATATTATTGGGATTAACATTATCGCGCTCGTCGGTGTGGTTTCTGTTTGGCTAAGTACGCAAGCTTTTCTGGAGGTCATATTGTTAATCGGTATATTAGCCTTCATCGGAACCATATCTTTCTCAAAGTTCATAGAAAGAGGTGTTGTCATTGAGCGGAAACGAGATTAG
- a CDS encoding Na+/H+ antiporter subunit G, translating into MSGNEISYAIIGFLIITGSLFSLISAIGLIRLPDIYTRSHAATKSSTLGIICVLTGSFIFFVIDQSYVSARLILGIIFVFLTAPVAGHLICRAAYRTNVPLWDKSVQDDLRHILKRDDYNHKSTEFE; encoded by the coding sequence TTGAGCGGAAACGAGATTAGTTATGCCATAATTGGGTTTCTGATTATAACCGGATCCTTGTTTAGTTTGATTAGTGCCATAGGTTTGATTCGCTTACCAGATATATACACCCGTTCACATGCAGCAACCAAAAGTTCAACACTCGGCATTATTTGTGTGTTAACCGGAAGCTTCATCTTTTTTGTTATCGATCAATCATATGTTAGCGCGCGGCTTATTCTAGGAATCATCTTCGTTTTCTTAACGGCACCTGTCGCTGGACATCTTATCTGTCGCGCTGCGTATCGTACAAACGTCCCACTATGGGACAAAAGCGTTCAAGATGATTTACGTCATATATTAAAGCGTGACGATTACAATCATAAGAGTACAGAATTTGAATAA
- the nikC gene encoding nickel transporter permease yields the protein MEQLKVENPHTQTDPSVTEKASSPWKDALRALRKNKFAIIGATIISFFILVAMTAPWLTTHEYDETNLMNSLQAPSSEHWFGTDDLGRDIYSRVAYGARISLWVGFVAVTGALVLGTTLGLIAGYFGRWVDMLISRVFDIMLAFPSILLAIAIVAILGPSLENALIAIAIVNIPIFGRLVRSKVLSLKEEEYIMAAKAQGMKHGRIIFQHVLPNSLSPIIVQATLGLGTAILEAAALGFLGLGAQPPTPEWGKMLSDARGLIQHAPWTVLFPGSAIMLLVLGFNLIGDGLRDALDPKMKN from the coding sequence ATGGAACAATTAAAAGTTGAAAATCCCCATACCCAGACAGATCCATCCGTAACTGAGAAAGCTTCATCGCCTTGGAAAGATGCACTTAGGGCACTCCGTAAAAACAAGTTTGCCATTATTGGGGCCACTATCATTTCATTTTTCATCCTGGTCGCCATGACAGCACCATGGCTCACAACACACGAATATGATGAAACAAACCTCATGAACAGTCTTCAGGCTCCATCTTCTGAGCACTGGTTCGGTACGGATGATTTAGGACGAGATATATACTCACGCGTGGCCTATGGGGCAAGAATCTCATTATGGGTGGGCTTTGTTGCCGTCACTGGCGCACTAGTACTGGGTACTACGCTTGGCTTAATAGCCGGTTATTTCGGACGATGGGTTGATATGCTTATTTCTAGAGTTTTTGATATCATGCTCGCCTTTCCAAGTATACTTTTGGCTATTGCCATCGTGGCTATATTAGGCCCATCGTTAGAGAATGCCCTTATAGCCATTGCGATCGTAAACATCCCCATTTTTGGGAGGCTGGTTCGTTCAAAAGTGCTCAGTTTAAAAGAAGAAGAGTACATTATGGCCGCCAAAGCACAGGGGATGAAGCATGGTCGTATCATTTTCCAACACGTATTACCCAATAGTTTGTCCCCAATTATCGTGCAAGCCACGCTTGGTTTAGGTACAGCTATTCTAGAGGCGGCTGCACTTGGGTTCTTAGGCTTAGGTGCGCAACCTCCCACACCTGAATGGGGCAAAATGCTGTCGGATGCAAGAGGCTTAATACAACACGCCCCTTGGACGGTCCTCTTCCCAGGGAGCGCCATCATGCTTCTTGTCCTTGGCTTTAACCTTATAGGGGACGGTTTACGAGATGCGTTAGATCCAAAAATGAAGAACTGA
- a CDS encoding ABC transporter permease, with protein sequence MLAYIIRRLLLLIPVLIGMSIVTFAIIYLIPGNPAQTMLGEQATEESLAQLEESLGLNEPLYVQYGLYVKGIVQGDLGTSLRTKNDITEEMRPYLAATMELTLFAMIFAVFVGVNAGILSAWKQNSWFDFTSMFIALIGVSLPVFFLALLEQWYFAHKLQWLPAIGRGNARDPIETVTHFHLIDSLLAGRLDQFWTTIKHLMLPAVALGTIPMAIIARMTRSSMLEVMRSDFIRTAKAKGAHQLIVIYKHGLRNAVIPVLTVVGLQVGSLLGGAILTETIFGWPGMGRYVYDAIANRDYPVIQSGILVIAFIFVLVNLIVDLLYAYVDPRINYR encoded by the coding sequence ATGCTCGCTTATATAATTAGAAGACTCCTACTGCTAATCCCTGTACTGATTGGCATGTCCATTGTGACATTTGCCATTATTTATTTAATACCAGGAAATCCAGCCCAAACAATGTTAGGAGAGCAAGCAACAGAGGAATCTCTTGCTCAGTTAGAAGAGAGTCTGGGCTTAAATGAACCCTTATACGTACAATACGGTTTATACGTGAAAGGCATCGTCCAAGGAGATTTGGGTACATCTTTGCGTACTAAAAATGACATTACGGAAGAGATGAGACCCTATTTGGCTGCCACGATGGAACTGACACTCTTCGCTATGATCTTTGCCGTATTCGTTGGTGTTAACGCGGGTATCTTGAGTGCCTGGAAACAAAATTCATGGTTTGATTTTACGAGCATGTTTATAGCCCTCATTGGTGTTTCATTACCGGTTTTTTTCTTAGCCTTACTTGAGCAGTGGTATTTCGCTCATAAGCTACAGTGGCTTCCGGCCATTGGTAGGGGAAATGCGAGAGATCCCATAGAAACAGTCACTCATTTTCATCTCATTGATTCTTTACTCGCGGGAAGACTAGACCAGTTTTGGACAACCATTAAGCATTTGATGTTACCAGCTGTCGCTCTAGGGACCATTCCAATGGCGATCATTGCCCGTATGACAAGGTCTAGTATGTTAGAAGTAATGCGCTCTGACTTTATTAGAACGGCAAAAGCGAAGGGCGCACATCAATTGATTGTGATTTATAAGCATGGATTACGTAATGCTGTCATTCCCGTTTTAACAGTAGTTGGACTACAGGTCGGCTCACTTCTGGGCGGGGCCATATTAACAGAAACGATCTTTGGGTGGCCTGGTATGGGAAGATACGTCTATGATGCCATCGCAAACCGAGATTATCCTGTCATTCAATCAGGCATATTAGTCATCGCATTTATCTTTGTTCTTGTAAACCTGATTGTAGACTTGCTATACGCTTACGTTGATCCAAGGATTAATTATCGTTAG